Proteins encoded by one window of Triplophysa rosa linkage group LG19, Trosa_1v2, whole genome shotgun sequence:
- the nudt2 gene encoding bis(5'-nucleosyl)-tetraphosphatase [asymmetrical], with translation MALRACGFIIFRRLVQHPPPDNIEFLLLQTSYGEHHWTPPKGHVDPGEDDITTALRETQEEAGLSEDQLCKVDGFLQKLHYQVRGKDKEVLYWLAELRDPNTRVILSDEHRDYRWARLQEACELAKYKDLEDTLQAAQRYLETKGKQ, from the exons ATGGCACTGCGGGCGTGTGGATTTATCATTTTTCGTCGTTTGGTACAACACCCTCCACCAGATAATATCGAGTTTTTACTGCTGCAGACCTCCTATGGGGAACACCACTGGACACCACCCAAAG GTCACGTTGACCCCGGAGAGGACGATATAACCACCGCCTTGAGAGAAACGCAGGAGGAAGCTGGTTTGAGTGAAGATCAGCTGTGTAAGGTAGATGGCTTCCTGCAGAAGTTGCATTATCAGGTACGGGGAAAAGACAAAGAGGTCCTCTACTGGTTGGCAGAACTCCGTGACCCAAACACGAGGGTCATTCTGTCCGATGAGCACCGGGACTATCGCTGGGCCAGACTACAGGAGGCCTGCGAACTGGCGAAATACAAAGATTTAGAGGACACACTTCAAGCAGCACAACGGTATCTagaaacaaaaggcaaacagTAA
- the rfesd gene encoding Rieske domain-containing protein isoform X1, producing the protein MTHICKSLFTFTAGAPTGHSKKRHKQSRTNSMDERKSSRMYFIGKKEDLIQAKRTSVTLDGRDILIVYHQRVFYAMDLQCYHAGSTLLNGDIEEISNKLCLVCPKHKYKITLAEGEGLYRVSNLAEKVPTRLWYSKGVKQRVHKVTEVDEDIFVTLSDCPGWIESDYYQTEKGREELSKAQELDSEPDPDADED; encoded by the exons ATGACGCACATTTGTAAAAGTTTATTCACATTCACTGCAGGAGCACCGACGGGTCATTCAAAG AAGAGGCACAAACAAAGCCGGACCAATTCCATGGATGAAAGAAAGTCCTCTCGTATGTATTTTATTGGCAAGAAAGAAGATCTCATTCAGGCAAAGAGAACGAGTGTGACCCTGGACGGAAGAGATATACTCATTGTATACCATCAGAGAGTTTTCTATGCAATGGACCTGCAATGTTACC ATGCTGGCAGTACTTTGTTGAATGGAGATATTGAG GAAATCAGCAACAAGCTCTGCCTTGTATGTCCAAAGCACAAGTATAAGATCACTCTGGCGGAAGGTGAGGGGTTATACAGGGTCAGCAACCTTGCAGAAAAAGTCCCTACCCGGCTGTGGTATTCCAAAGGCGTCAAACAGAGAGTGCACAAAGTGACTGAAGTGGACGAAGACATTTTTGTGACGTTGTCCGATTGCCCGGGGTGGATTGAGTCCGACTATTATCAGACTGAGAAAGGCAGGGAAGAACTTAGTAAAGCACAGGAGTTGGATAGCGAACCAGATCCTGATGCAGATGAAGACTAG
- the rfesd gene encoding Rieske domain-containing protein isoform X2, translating into MDERKSSRMYFIGKKEDLIQAKRTSVTLDGRDILIVYHQRVFYAMDLQCYHAGSTLLNGDIEEISNKLCLVCPKHKYKITLAEGEGLYRVSNLAEKVPTRLWYSKGVKQRVHKVTEVDEDIFVTLSDCPGWIESDYYQTEKGREELSKAQELDSEPDPDADED; encoded by the exons ATGGATGAAAGAAAGTCCTCTCGTATGTATTTTATTGGCAAGAAAGAAGATCTCATTCAGGCAAAGAGAACGAGTGTGACCCTGGACGGAAGAGATATACTCATTGTATACCATCAGAGAGTTTTCTATGCAATGGACCTGCAATGTTACC ATGCTGGCAGTACTTTGTTGAATGGAGATATTGAG GAAATCAGCAACAAGCTCTGCCTTGTATGTCCAAAGCACAAGTATAAGATCACTCTGGCGGAAGGTGAGGGGTTATACAGGGTCAGCAACCTTGCAGAAAAAGTCCCTACCCGGCTGTGGTATTCCAAAGGCGTCAAACAGAGAGTGCACAAAGTGACTGAAGTGGACGAAGACATTTTTGTGACGTTGTCCGATTGCCCGGGGTGGATTGAGTCCGACTATTATCAGACTGAGAAAGGCAGGGAAGAACTTAGTAAAGCACAGGAGTTGGATAGCGAACCAGATCCTGATGCAGATGAAGACTAG